The Henckelia pumila isolate YLH828 chromosome 2, ASM3356847v2, whole genome shotgun sequence genome includes a window with the following:
- the LOC140881366 gene encoding pentatricopeptide repeat-containing protein At1g79540 isoform X1 produces the protein MFRSIKPRQFTQLSTFTSLSDNTLHNVNIVNEVLSLINSVYPMEISLNKLSPFLNSEIVVSVLQSQLQLKNDPRICFRFFTWAAGKKEFRSGVSHNLIVDMLLSDDSFDLYWSVLDDLRNDKTPVYADAFVVLILGYWRLKNAEKAVETFGKMKDYECKPNLAAYNVILHVLVRKNVINLALAIYYKMVKLNCKMGTDTFNVLIDGLCKNGMTDNALNLFDEMTRRGILPNRITYTIIISGLCKAKRTDDALMLLNLMKNKGCRPDIITYNALLDGLCKLGRVNEALLLLQSFKNEGYHVEIHGFSCLIEGMIRTKQIGMAEELFSKAFEVNLIPDVVLYTIMMRGLSEAGRMEDATKLLSNMITKGVMPDTQCYNVLIKGFCDVGLLDQARSLQLEISQKNQFPNTCTYTILICGLCRNGLLGEAQQIFNDMEKLGCFPSVVTFNALIDGLCKAGKLEEAHLMHYKLELGRNPSLFLRLSQGADRVLDSVSLQKMVEKLVDSGLILKAYKILTQLIDSGAVPLTRTYNTLINGMCKAGQINGAFKLFEELQLKGLSPDSVTYATLIDGLQRLDREADAFKLFEQMNKNGCVPSSSVYKTLMTWSCRRNKITVAYGLWLKYLRSFGKDESLKLVEECFVKGEYENAVRRLLERDIKLIDFDYAPYNIWLIGLCQDNRIEEAHRTFLILEEFGIVISAPACVKLIHVLCCEGKLDQAVDIFRYSMEKGYILMPRICNHLLEVLCSKDEAMLAFKVLDKMKSVGYDLDSYLHRSTKLLLFSHRRTREMENRQLVE, from the coding sequence ATGTTTCGCTCTATCAAACCTCGTCAGTTCACTCAATTATCCACCTTCACTTCCCTTTCTGACAATACCCTTCACAATGTTAACATTGTCAATGAAGTCCTCTCCCTCATCAATTCTGTGTATCCTATGGAAATTTCCCTTAACAAATTATCCCCTTTCTTGAACAGCGAAATTGTTGTTTCAGTTCTCCAATCACAGCTCCAATTGAAGAATGATCCTCGCATCTGCTTTCGCTTCTTCACCTGGGCAGCTGGAAAAAAGGAGTTCCGTAGTGGGGTTTCACATAATTTAATTGTCGACATGCTCTTGAGTGATGATTCATTTGATTTATATTGGAGTGTTCTTGATGATTTAAGGAATGACAAGACACCTGTTTATGCGGATGCTTTTGTTGTGTTGATTTTGGGATATTGGAGGTTGAAGAATGCGGAAAAAGCAGTGGAGACATTTGGGAAGATGAAAGATTATGAGTGTAAGCCCAATTTAGCTGCGTATAACGTGATTTTACATGTTTTGGTGCGGAAAAATGTGATCAATTTGGCATTAGCAATTTATTATAAGATGGTGAAGTTAAATTGTAAAATGGGTACGGATACTTTTAATGTTTTGATTGATGGTTTGTGCAAGAATGGGATGACTGATAATGCACTAAATCTGTTTGACGAGATGACCCGGAGAGGAATCTTGCCTAACAGGATTACATACACAATTATTATTTCAGGTTTATGCAAGGCAAAGAGGACAGATGATGCACTTATGCTTCTTAATTTGATGAAAAATAAAGGATGTAGACCTGATATTATTACTTACAATGCTTTGCTTGATGGGCTCTGTAAGCTTGGCCGGGTTAATGAGGCCCTCTTGCTTTTGCAGTCATTCAAAAATGAGGGTTATCATGTTGAGATTCATGGGTTCAGTTGTTTAATCGAAGGAATGATACGAACTAAACAGATTGGAATGGCTGAAGAGTTGTTTTCAAAGGCTTTTGAGGTGAACTTAATCCCCGACGTGGTGCTTTACACGATCATGATGCGTGGGTTAAGTGAAGCTGGAAGGATGGAGGATGCAACTAAGTTGTTAAGTAATATGATTACAAAAGGGGTCATGCCTGATACTCAATGTTACAATGTGCTAATCAAAGGTTTCTGCGATGTCGGGCTCTTGGACCAAGCTCGGTCTCTCCAACTAGAGATTTCCCAGAAAAATCAGTTCCCAAATACTTGCACTTACACTATTCTTATTTGTGGTTTGTGCAGGAATGGGCTGCTTGGAGAGGCTCAACAGATTTTTAATGACATGGAAAAACTTGGCTGCTTTCCCTCTGTTGTAACTTTTAATGCACTGATTGATGGGCTATGTAAAGCTGGTAAACTTGAGGAAGCTCACCTTATGCATTATAAATTAGAGCTTGGGAGAAACCCATCATTGTTTCTTCGGCTGTCACAAGGTGCAGATCGCGTTCTTGATAGCGTAAGCCTACAAAAGATGGTGGAGAAGTTGGTTGACTCTGGGTTAATACTTAAAGCTTACAAGATTCTCACGCAGCTTATTGATAGTGGGGCTGTGCCACTCACCAGGACATACAATACGTTGATAAATGGTATGTGCAAAGCCGGGCAAATTAATGGTGCTTTTAAGCTCTTCGAGGAGCTCCAACTCAAGGGGCTTTCCCCAGACTCGGTTACATATGCTACACTCATAGATGGACTTCAAAGGTTGGATAGAGAAGCAGACGCATTTAAGCTCTTTGAACAAATGAATAAAAATGGATGTGTACCATCTTCTTCTGTGTATAAGACACTCATGACTTGGTCCTGCAGGAGGAATAAGATTACTGTTGCTTATGGTCTTTGGTTGAAGTACCTAAGGAGTTTTGGGAAAGATGAATCATTGAAATTGGTTGAGGAATGTTTTGTGAAAGGAGAGTATGAGAATGCTGTAAGACGCTTGCTTGAAAGGGACATCAAATTGATTGATTTTGATTATGCACCATACAACATTTGGCTCATTGGATTATGTCAGGATAACAGAATCGAGGAGGCTCATAGAACATTTTTAATTCTTGAGGAGTTTGGGATTGTTATTTCTGCCCCAGCTTGTGTCAAGTTGATTCATGTTCTCTGCTGTGAGGGAAAACTAGACCAAGCTGTTGACATTTTTCGCTATAGCATGGAGAAAGGTTATATTTTGATGCCACGCATCTGCAACCATTTACTTGAAGTTCTCTGTTCAAAGGATGAAGCAATGCTTGCTTTCAAAGTTCTAGACAAAATGAAATCTGTGGGTTATGACTTAGATTCTTATCTTCACCGCAGCACAAAACTACTTCTATTTAGTCATCGAAGGACAAGGGAAATGGAGAATAGGCAACTGGTTGAATAA
- the LOC140878973 gene encoding GDSL esterase/lipase At1g71250, whose amino-acid sequence MRRWPGYCCSITVVMMSLMVNVFSSTNSNSNNNSKGAVDQLGGAQVTALFVFGDSLVDNGNNNFLNSMAKSNYYPYGIDSNLGSTGRFSNGNTFVDYLGGWLGIAAPPPFADPTTSGAKILGGVNYASAAGGILDETGQHFGDRYSLSQQVINFETTLSQLRSMMSGENLSRYLAKAIAVLVFGSNDYINNYLLPAMYPSSFNYNPSQFANLLLTRYARQLVTLYSLGFRKIVVAGVGPLGCIPSQLATGQAPAAGRCVDYVNQMLGAFNEGLLSLVKTMNNGTHPGAIFVYGNTYGAIGDILNNPERYGFRVVDRGCCGIGRNQGQITCMPWSTPCANRNEYVFWDAFHPTQAVDAILAHRAYAGPPSDAYPINIQQLAIIN is encoded by the exons ATGAGAAGGTGGCCGGGTTATTGTTGCAGCATAACAGTAGTGATGATGAGTTTGATGGTGAATGTGTTTTCATCCACTAATagtaatagtaataataatagtaaagGTGCAGTAGATCAATTAGGTGGTGCACAGGTGACAGCATTGTTCGTATTTGGGGACTCTTTGGTGGATAATGGAAATAACAATTTCCTCAATTCTATGGCCAAATCAAACTACTATCCTTATGGAATCGATTCCAACCTTGGATCCACCGGAAGATTCTCAAATGGAAACACTTTTGTTGATTACCTTG gtGGGTGGTTGGGTATTGCAGCTCCTCCACCATTTGCAGATCCCACCACTTCTGGAGCTAAAATTTTGGGAGGAGTCAATTATGCTTCTGCAGCTGGTGGCATACTAGACGAAACTGGCCAACACTTT GGAGACAGGTACTCATTGAGCCAACAAGTGATAAACTTTGAGACCACATTGAGTCAATTGAGAAGCATGATGAGCGGAGAAAACCTTAGCCGATATCTAGCCAAAGCCATAGCAGTGTTGGTGTTTGGGAGTAACGACTACATCAACAACTATTTGTTGCCGGCCATGTATCCCTCCAGCTTCAATTATAATCCCTCCCAGTTCGCCAATCTTCTCCTCACTCGTTATGCTAGACAACTCGTCACCCTATACAGTTTGGGATTTCGCAAAATAGTGGTGGCAGGCGTAGGCCCGCTGGGTTGCATACCGAGCCAGCTAGCGACGGGGCAGGCCCCGGCAGCTGGAAGGTGCGTGGACTACGTGAACCAAATGCTTGGTGCTTTCAACGAAGGGTTGCTGTCCCTGGTGAAGACCATGAACAACGGAACCCACCCGGGAGCCATATTCGTGTACGGGAACACATACGGGGCGATCGGGGACATACTGAACAATCCAGAGAGATATGGGTTCAGGGTGGTGGACAGAGGGTGCTGTGGAATAGGGAGGAACCAAGGGCAGATAACGTGCATGCCTTGGTCAACCCCATGCGCCAATAGGAATGAGTATGTGTTTTGGGATGCCTTCCATCCAACACAAGCTGTGGATGCTATACTTGCTCACAGGGCTTATGCTGGACCTCCTTCTGACGCATATCCTATCAACATTCAACAATTGGCTATCATTAATTAA
- the LOC140882606 gene encoding DNA repair RAD52-like protein 1, mitochondrial has product MAVRRGFCSSLKVYNYRFRCFSSAKETIEAEDDAIETSGIGRPLSHVLKQLNKKVPESLLSLRTQPDGFSIKYIPWHIVNRIMNLHAPEWSGEVRSITYSPDGKSVSLVYRVTIYGTDAEMYRESTGTALVSEEGGYGDAMQKAEAMAFRRACARFGLGLHLYHEDMQ; this is encoded by the exons ATGGCGGTGCGACGAGGGTTTTGTTCAAGCTTGAAGGTCTACAATTACCGCTTCCGTTGTTTCTCATCTGCTAAAGAAACAATTGAAGCAGAAGACGACGCCATTGAGACCTCGGGAATAGGCAGACCTCTTTCACATGTACTTAAGCAGCTCAACAAGAAAGTGCCGGAATCCCTCCTCAGTCTTCGAACCCAACCTGATGGCTTCTCCATCAAATACATCCCTTG GCACATTGTGAATCGGATTATGAACTTACACGCTCCAG AATGGTCTGGTGAGGTCCGCAGCATCACTTATTCACCCGATGGGAAATCCGTATCTCTTGTCTACCGCGTTACAATTTATGGGACTGATGCAGAG ATGTATAGGGAATCAACAGGAACTGCGTTAGTTAGCGAGGAAGGCGGTTACGGAGATGCGATGCAGAAGGCGGAAGCAATGGCATTTCGACGAGCTTGCGCTCGATTTGGTCTTGGCCTTCACCTTTATCACGAGGATATGCAGTAG
- the LOC140881366 gene encoding pentatricopeptide repeat-containing protein At1g79540 isoform X2: MFRSIKPRQFTQLSTFTSLSDNTLHNVNIVNEVLSLINSVYPMEISLNKLSPFLNSEIVVSVLQSQLQLKNDPRICFRFFTWAAGKKEFRSGVSHNLIVDMLLSDDSFDLYWSVLDDLRNDKTPVYADAFVVLILGYWRLKNAEKAVETFGKMKDYECLCKAKRTDDALMLLNLMKNKGCRPDIITYNALLDGLCKLGRVNEALLLLQSFKNEGYHVEIHGFSCLIEGMIRTKQIGMAEELFSKAFEVNLIPDVVLYTIMMRGLSEAGRMEDATKLLSNMITKGVMPDTQCYNVLIKGFCDVGLLDQARSLQLEISQKNQFPNTCTYTILICGLCRNGLLGEAQQIFNDMEKLGCFPSVVTFNALIDGLCKAGKLEEAHLMHYKLELGRNPSLFLRLSQGADRVLDSVSLQKMVEKLVDSGLILKAYKILTQLIDSGAVPLTRTYNTLINGMCKAGQINGAFKLFEELQLKGLSPDSVTYATLIDGLQRLDREADAFKLFEQMNKNGCVPSSSVYKTLMTWSCRRNKITVAYGLWLKYLRSFGKDESLKLVEECFVKGEYENAVRRLLERDIKLIDFDYAPYNIWLIGLCQDNRIEEAHRTFLILEEFGIVISAPACVKLIHVLCCEGKLDQAVDIFRYSMEKGYILMPRICNHLLEVLCSKDEAMLAFKVLDKMKSVGYDLDSYLHRSTKLLLFSHRRTREMENRQLVE; the protein is encoded by the exons ATGTTTCGCTCTATCAAACCTCGTCAGTTCACTCAATTATCCACCTTCACTTCCCTTTCTGACAATACCCTTCACAATGTTAACATTGTCAATGAAGTCCTCTCCCTCATCAATTCTGTGTATCCTATGGAAATTTCCCTTAACAAATTATCCCCTTTCTTGAACAGCGAAATTGTTGTTTCAGTTCTCCAATCACAGCTCCAATTGAAGAATGATCCTCGCATCTGCTTTCGCTTCTTCACCTGGGCAGCTGGAAAAAAGGAGTTCCGTAGTGGGGTTTCACATAATTTAATTGTCGACATGCTCTTGAGTGATGATTCATTTGATTTATATTGGAGTGTTCTTGATGATTTAAGGAATGACAAGACACCTGTTTATGCGGATGCTTTTGTTGTGTTGATTTTGGGATATTGGAGGTTGAAGAATGCGGAAAAAGCAGTGGAGACATTTGGGAAGATGAAAGATTATGAGT GTTTATGCAAGGCAAAGAGGACAGATGATGCACTTATGCTTCTTAATTTGATGAAAAATAAAGGATGTAGACCTGATATTATTACTTACAATGCTTTGCTTGATGGGCTCTGTAAGCTTGGCCGGGTTAATGAGGCCCTCTTGCTTTTGCAGTCATTCAAAAATGAGGGTTATCATGTTGAGATTCATGGGTTCAGTTGTTTAATCGAAGGAATGATACGAACTAAACAGATTGGAATGGCTGAAGAGTTGTTTTCAAAGGCTTTTGAGGTGAACTTAATCCCCGACGTGGTGCTTTACACGATCATGATGCGTGGGTTAAGTGAAGCTGGAAGGATGGAGGATGCAACTAAGTTGTTAAGTAATATGATTACAAAAGGGGTCATGCCTGATACTCAATGTTACAATGTGCTAATCAAAGGTTTCTGCGATGTCGGGCTCTTGGACCAAGCTCGGTCTCTCCAACTAGAGATTTCCCAGAAAAATCAGTTCCCAAATACTTGCACTTACACTATTCTTATTTGTGGTTTGTGCAGGAATGGGCTGCTTGGAGAGGCTCAACAGATTTTTAATGACATGGAAAAACTTGGCTGCTTTCCCTCTGTTGTAACTTTTAATGCACTGATTGATGGGCTATGTAAAGCTGGTAAACTTGAGGAAGCTCACCTTATGCATTATAAATTAGAGCTTGGGAGAAACCCATCATTGTTTCTTCGGCTGTCACAAGGTGCAGATCGCGTTCTTGATAGCGTAAGCCTACAAAAGATGGTGGAGAAGTTGGTTGACTCTGGGTTAATACTTAAAGCTTACAAGATTCTCACGCAGCTTATTGATAGTGGGGCTGTGCCACTCACCAGGACATACAATACGTTGATAAATGGTATGTGCAAAGCCGGGCAAATTAATGGTGCTTTTAAGCTCTTCGAGGAGCTCCAACTCAAGGGGCTTTCCCCAGACTCGGTTACATATGCTACACTCATAGATGGACTTCAAAGGTTGGATAGAGAAGCAGACGCATTTAAGCTCTTTGAACAAATGAATAAAAATGGATGTGTACCATCTTCTTCTGTGTATAAGACACTCATGACTTGGTCCTGCAGGAGGAATAAGATTACTGTTGCTTATGGTCTTTGGTTGAAGTACCTAAGGAGTTTTGGGAAAGATGAATCATTGAAATTGGTTGAGGAATGTTTTGTGAAAGGAGAGTATGAGAATGCTGTAAGACGCTTGCTTGAAAGGGACATCAAATTGATTGATTTTGATTATGCACCATACAACATTTGGCTCATTGGATTATGTCAGGATAACAGAATCGAGGAGGCTCATAGAACATTTTTAATTCTTGAGGAGTTTGGGATTGTTATTTCTGCCCCAGCTTGTGTCAAGTTGATTCATGTTCTCTGCTGTGAGGGAAAACTAGACCAAGCTGTTGACATTTTTCGCTATAGCATGGAGAAAGGTTATATTTTGATGCCACGCATCTGCAACCATTTACTTGAAGTTCTCTGTTCAAAGGATGAAGCAATGCTTGCTTTCAAAGTTCTAGACAAAATGAAATCTGTGGGTTATGACTTAGATTCTTATCTTCACCGCAGCACAAAACTACTTCTATTTAGTCATCGAAGGACAAGGGAAATGGAGAATAGGCAACTGGTTGAATAA
- the LOC140885426 gene encoding malonyl-coenzyme:anthocyanin 5-O-glucoside-6'''-O-malonyltransferase-like — MRLSGIIVHPLDSSRPYSRFVVGDSVSLTIAECMKDFNHLTGNHPRVADELYACVPNLPPATHSTDAVVFPVLAVQVTLFPDHGICLGFSNHHAIGDSSSIVPFMKAWASVNKFGIEGLAFVLICLVSFCFLSLAPLVILEKIYATRDLWYSSRFLVPLKCVPYTYNEVIEGVGIGWKCCV, encoded by the exons ATGCGACTTTCTGGGATTATCGTCCATCCTCTGGATTCCAGCAGGCCCTATTCGAGATTCGTGGTGGGAGACTCTGTGTCGCTTACCATAGCCGAATGCATGAAAGACTTCAATCACCTCACCGGGAACCACCCTCGAGTTGCCGACGAGTTGTACGCCTGTGTTCCGAATCTCCCGCCGGCTACTCATTCGACGGATGCTGTGGTTTTCCCTGTGTTAGCTGTGCAGGTGACACTGTTCCCAGACCATGGAATCTGCCTGGGTTTCTCCAATCACCACGCCATCGGAGACTCCAGCTCGATTGTTCCTTTCATGAAAGCCTGGGCTTCGGTCAACAAATTCGGAATTGAGGGTTTGgcctttgttttgatttgtttagtatcattttgtttcttgagtttaG CTCCTCTTGTCATCCTGGAAAAGATCTATGCTACCAGGGATCTCTGGTATTCTAGCAGGTTCCTTGTACCTCTCAAATGTGTTCCATACACGTATAATGAAG TGATTGAAGGTGTTGGAATTGGTTGGAAATGCTGTGTGTGA